GCTCAATGCTTTTACGCACGATTCAAATCGTTCTTTCGATCGATCGTTGGCCAACACGGCTTCCTTCCAACTATCCTTAAGCGTGTGAATATCCTTTTTGTCGGCGATATCTTCGGCTCGGCCGGTCGCCGTATTGTTACCGAACATCTGCCTCACGTCCTTGAGACACACACCGTCGACCTCCTGATCGTGAATGGTGAAAACGCCGCCGGAGGCTTCGGCATTACTCCCGCCCTCGCCGAAGACATCTTCGACATGGGCGCCCATGTCATCACCACGGGCAACCACTTCTGGGACAAAAAAGAGATCCTCGAGTACGTCGCCTCCGTCCCGTCCTACTCGCATGACCGCGCGCGGCGGATCATCCGTCCCGCGAACTTCTCGCCCGCAACGCCAGGGTTCGGCGTCTACGAAGGCACACTTCCTGACGGCCAGACCTATGCCGTCATCAACCTGCAGGGGCGGGTCTTCATGCAGCAGAACGACGATCCTTTCCGCAAAGCCGACACGCTGCTTCGCGACATTAAAGCGAAGGTCATTTTTGTTGACTTCCATGCCGAAGCAACCAGCGAAAAGGTCGCCATGGGCTGGTATCTGGACGGCCGGGTGACAGCCATTCTGGGCACACATACGCATATCCCAACGGCCGATGAGCGCATCCTTCCGGGCGGTACGGCCTATCAGACAGACGTGGGCATGTCCGGCCCCTACGATTCCGTGATCGGAGTCCAGACAGAGCTTGTCCTGAACCGTTTCCTCACCGGCGCACCGGGGAAGTTTGAGGCGGCCAAGGGCAATCCCAAGATGTGCGCCACCCTGATCCGTTGCGACGGAGCGACGGGCCGGGCCAACGGCATCCAACGCATCATGCTGGGGGAGTAGGAGCATTTCCCTGTAGGTCTAGAGTAGGGCTACCGCATCTATGGGCGTTTTCCGCAATGAAAACGCCGCTGCACTTCTTTTTCGGGCTACCCAGCAACAGGGAAACTGCTCTAAACAACTCGCATCGCACCGGCATCAGAAAGAATCTAAACGGTTGACGCTCACCTGTACGATGGAACACAGGTCACATAAGGGTTCTGAAGGATTCTCAGTTTTGAGGCTTGTACGCTCTGTCATTTGCTTTCCTGTTGTTCTGGCTGCCGCCCTGGCAGCTCCGGCGGCGCACGCCCAGATCTCATTCAGCTCCGCCATCGACCTCGCCCTTCGCAATAGCCCTAAGGTCAAGATGGCCGAGGCCGATGTCGCCAAATCGACAGCGGTACTCTCCGAATCAAGGGATGTCTTTATTCCGTCGCTCAGCGCGGGCTCAGGTCTCGGCTACTCCTACGGCTTCCCTGTCGGCCAGCCGACGCTCTATAGCTTCACAGTGCAATCGTTGGTCTTCGACCAGTCGCAAAAGAACTACATCCGGGCTGCGCGGATGGGGCTTGAAGCTGCCAATTACGCCCTCGCGGATGCACGTCAGGCGGTCGCAGAAGACACCGCACTCACCTATCTTGCCCTTGATCACGATCTGCAACGCCTGGACGGATTGCAGCAGCAGCTGGCCTCCGCTTCCCGGCTGACGGAGATTACCCAGGCCAGGCTCGATGCAAACCAGGACAGCAGGATCGACTTCACCAAATCCCGCCTTACCGCAGCTCAGGTACGGCTCGCACGTCTGCATACCGAAAGCGATACGAACTTTCAGCGGCAGCATCTGGCGAATCTGACCGGACTTCCGCCAGAAGGCCTGAGTACGATTCACGACAGCATTCCACAGCCGCCTGCTCCGGTTGCGGAGACACCGGCGGTGACCAATATTCCCGCAATCCAGGCCGCATACGCCAGCGCGCAGTCGAAGTTCCAGGTGGCCTTCGGTGACTCGCGCAAGATGTATCGTCCGCAGATTGCGTTCGCGGCCCAGTACAACCGCTATGCGGAGTTCAACAACTATCAGGACTACTACCGGAACTTCCAGAGAAATAACTTCTCCTTCGGTATTCAGTTGAACTGGCCCATCTTCAATGCCAATCTCCGCGCCAAAGCGAGAGAGTCCGTCGCGGACGCCGTGCGAGCGCAATACGACGCAGACCGCGTCAAGAAAGAGTTTCTGGAGGGCCGTGCGAAGGCCGTAAACGCGCTGCCGGAACTCGCCGTACGCACCGAGATTGCCACGCTGGACCGGGACCTGGCGCAACAGCAACTGGAAGCGGTGCAGATTCAGCTCAACCAGGGTTCGGGAAATCCGAACGCTCCGCAGCCAACTCCGAAAGATGAGCAGAACGCACGCATTCAGGAGCGCCAGAAATTTCTGGATCTACTGGATGCTGACCTCGCGCTTCGTCAGACGCAGATCAGCGCCTTGCGCGTTACCGGTCAACTGGAACAGTGGTTAAAGAGCTCTGTCCGGCTGGACAATACGCTGCCGCAAGCTCCGTCAGCGGCAACCTCAAAGCCCTGATTCGCACTCTTACCAGGAATGCGTAAGGTATTTCCGCTCATCATCCTGCTATTGGTAGGAGGGGTGATCTACGGTGTGTATCACGACCGCCGTCTGGATGCTCGTCTGAACCAGGTCTTTCCGCAGGAACCGGAATCCATCGTCAAGGAAGCCATGGGCACTCCGAGCGCGATTAGCAGCCCTTGTTCTGCCTATGGAACGACCGTCACCCTTGGCGACTGCGACCATGTCCTGGTCTATCGCTCCTTCTTCTATTCCCTGCATCCGAAGTTCTGGCTCGTATTTGTGGACGCTAAGGGGCTGACCACGGCCACCTCCCGGCAAAACCTTCCTTAAAAGCGTTTTCCCTGTGGGTGTAATGTGGGCGTTCCGCATCTATGGGCGTTTTCCGCAAGAAAACGCCGCTGCGCGCCCTTCCGGGATCCCCAGCAACAGGGAAAATACTTTAAATAGCGGTACCTGCATAGGTTCCATTCGGAGCTTCTGAGACGCCCTGCCCCGGTTCCGGGGAAGTTTCCCCAGGCCCGAATGGTAAAATCAGGGGTACTACCATGCCGCTGAAAACGCTGTTTCTTAACCCGCCTTCGTTTGAGAATTTTGACGGCGGAGCCAGCTCCCGCTGGCCCGCTACCCGCGAAATCGAGTCGTACTGGTATCCCGTGTGGCTTGCGTATCCGGCTGGAATGCTTGAGGGTTCGCGTCTGCTGGATGCCCCTCCGCACCACATC
This genomic window from Terriglobus albidus contains:
- a CDS encoding TolC family protein, with translation MRLVRSVICFPVVLAAALAAPAAHAQISFSSAIDLALRNSPKVKMAEADVAKSTAVLSESRDVFIPSLSAGSGLGYSYGFPVGQPTLYSFTVQSLVFDQSQKNYIRAARMGLEAANYALADARQAVAEDTALTYLALDHDLQRLDGLQQQLASASRLTEITQARLDANQDSRIDFTKSRLTAAQVRLARLHTESDTNFQRQHLANLTGLPPEGLSTIHDSIPQPPAPVAETPAVTNIPAIQAAYASAQSKFQVAFGDSRKMYRPQIAFAAQYNRYAEFNNYQDYYRNFQRNNFSFGIQLNWPIFNANLRAKARESVADAVRAQYDADRVKKEFLEGRAKAVNALPELAVRTEIATLDRDLAQQQLEAVQIQLNQGSGNPNAPQPTPKDEQNARIQERQKFLDLLDADLALRQTQISALRVTGQLEQWLKSSVRLDNTLPQAPSAATSKP
- a CDS encoding TIGR00282 family metallophosphoesterase; translation: MNILFVGDIFGSAGRRIVTEHLPHVLETHTVDLLIVNGENAAGGFGITPALAEDIFDMGAHVITTGNHFWDKKEILEYVASVPSYSHDRARRIIRPANFSPATPGFGVYEGTLPDGQTYAVINLQGRVFMQQNDDPFRKADTLLRDIKAKVIFVDFHAEATSEKVAMGWYLDGRVTAILGTHTHIPTADERILPGGTAYQTDVGMSGPYDSVIGVQTELVLNRFLTGAPGKFEAAKGNPKMCATLIRCDGATGRANGIQRIMLGE